GTAAGTTAATAACTCCTTTTACAAAAGAGAAGGTCTTCGGAACACGGGTGATAGGCATCATACGCTCGATCGTCTGAACCTTGTCTACCTCAATACCATACTCTTCGGAACCTAATTTAAAGACAATGACTTTCAACTCTTCTTCCATGGAAAAAACCTCCCTATTAAATGTAAGACTTATCTTGCGTGCTTATTTAATAAATGCATTAGGGTCAAGAATCAGAGCTACTTGTCCATCTCCCAGAATCGTTGCACCAGAGATCCCTTCAATGGAAGGAAGATAAGTCCCCATCGATTTAAGAACTATCTCACTCTGTCCAATAAATTCTTCAACGGCTACAGCTGCAAGACGTTCACCTTTCCGAATGACTACAATTTCAGTTTCTTGTTCGTCCGCATCATTGAAATCAGGCACTCCGAAAACTTCGCTCAATGACAGGTACGGAATTAGAGACTCTCGGAACGTGATCATTTTATTGCCATGAATGTTGCGAACCTGTTCCCGCTGGACAATAGCTGTCTCCACAATAGAAGACAAAGGAACAGCATATTTCTCGGACCCTAGTCGAACAAGCATCGCAGCGATAATAGACAGGGTCAATGGTAACTGAACAGAGAAGTTAGTCCCTTTACCTGGTGTCGAATGAATGGTTACATTCCCACCAAGGGAAGTGATTTTGGATTTTACAACATCCAAGCCTACTCCACGGCCGGAGATATCCGAGATTTTATCAGCGGTACTGAAGCCTGGTGCAAACAACAGCTGGTTGACTTCATCATCGCTCATCTTGGCACCTTGTTCTTCGGTAACAACACCACGTTTGACCGCTGTTCTCAAAAGATTATCGCGGTAAATGCCTTTACCGTCATCTTCGATTTCGATAAATACATGATTTCCGCTATGGAAGGCCCGAAGATTAACTGTTCCCAATTCCGGTTTACCTGCTGCCACACGCTCTGCGATCGATTCAACCCCATGGTCTACTGCGTTACGCAGCAAATGCACCAGCGGATCGCCAATCTCATCGATTACAGTCCGATCAAGTTCCGTTTCGGCACCCGTAATGACCAGATCGATCTTTTTGTCGAGTGTTTTAGCCAGGTCACGAATCATACGTGGGAAACGGTTGAATACCGTATCTACAGGAACCATCCGCAATTTCAATACAATATTTTGCAAATCTGTACTAACTCTGCTCAGATGAGCTACCGTATCGGATAAATCATTGTTACCCGTCTCGCTGGCCAACTGCTCGAGACGCGAACGATCGATTAGTAACTCACTGAACAAGTTCATCAGTACATCCAGACGTTCGATATCCACGCGGATGGTACGTGATGGTGCAGCAGCTTGTTTTGGTGCAACTGTTTTAGTCGCTGCCGGTTTATTTGGTTCTTCTTTCGATGAAGAATTCGGTTCCTGGGATGCATCTACTGGAGCAGGAACAGGTGCAGCTTCCACTTCAGCTGTTACCGCAGCCTGATTAGTCATCTGCTGAAGCGTCTCTTGATCCAGCTGAATGACCTTGGCACTCTCAATTTCAGAGATGCTCATAATGCCTTTTTCAAGTTCCTGCGCCTCTTTGGTTGTTATGTAATACAACGAAAAACTGCGCTCAAACTTCTCTTGCTCGATATCCTGAACGGTTGGGAACGATTTAACCACTTCACCCGAGCGTTCCAACAGATCGAAGACCATATATGCACGTACGCCCTTCAGCTGGCTCTGCTCGCTGACAAGAACTTCAATATAGAGCACACGGTGACCTTCAGCTATGGACTGGTCCAATACGGAGTACTGGAATTCGTCGAGTTCAACCGCGCTTGATGTTGTTGTACCTGATGATTGATTTACTTCTGCTACCGGAGCAGTACCTCCCGTCCATTCACCACTCTCAATGGCTTGGAGAGAAGCTACGATGGAGGAGACATCCGCTTTACCCTCTCCACCTTGTGTAATATCCTGGACCATTGTTTCCAAAGCATCCAAACTCTTGAATAGAGTATCAAAAATAAAATCCTGCATTTTCAACTTTTCGTTACGTACCAGATCCAGCACATTTTCCATTTTGTGGGTCAATGATGCCAAATCCTCAAAACCCATTGTAGCAGCCATACCCTTCAACGTATGAGCAGAGCGGAATATGACCTGAACAATTCCCAAATCCTCCGGACTGCCTTCGAGTTGAAGCATATTTTCGTTAAGGGACTGCAGATGATCATTAGACTCATCAATAAACATAGATAAATATTGATTCATGTCCATTGTGAGGCACCTCCTCCATGAGTTAACTCCGTTTATTTCACAGCTTGAACAAGTTTTGGCGCAATCTCCTGCAAGGGCAGAAGATGACGCACGCATTGCAGCTCTACAGCAGAACGCGGCATACCATACACAACACAAGTTTCTTCATTCTCTGCAAAGGTTGATGTGACACCCGCTTCATACAATTTTTTCATCATACGAGCGCCATCACTGCCCATCCCTGTCAGCAAAACCAGATGTCGTTGCAATGATGTGTACGGCAGCAGCGATTCAAACATCGTATCTACTGAAGGCCTGTGTCCATTAACTGGTTCTTCCTCTGTCAGCTTTATGGTGAACCTTCCATCCGCAGTTTTGTTGACTTTGACATGGAAGCCGCCTGGAGCAATATAGGCTGTCCCTTTTCGTAGAACCATGCCTTCCTCAGCTTCAACCACATGCAGTTCACTGAACGTATTCAATCGCTGCGCAAGGGAACGGGTAAAGTTCGGCGGCATATGCTGTACGATAATGACTGGAGCAGGTAAATCACCTGGCAGTTGCTCCAGCAAAGTTTTGAGGGCTCTAGGTCCCCCAGTTGAACAACCAATTGCCACAAGTTTGTTAACTGATCCTTCCGGTCCTCCTGCTCCCTTATGAGACGGGATAACCTTTGCAACATCTTTGGATGGTTCAGTTGAAGCTGCCGCTGTCTCCTGTTCTACCAATCGAGATATATTGGACAAACGGTTTTCCTTGGGAGGCTGCGCTGGCTTGTTTGGCTTTGCTAATTTGTCAGTAAAGGCATCTGAAGCCCGATTTGCATCTCGTAAAGGTTGCAGCTTTTTGTCCATACGTTCTGCATTCTGCTTTGTCAGTGGGACAGTAGGTGGCTTCGGTTTTGCTCTTAAAGGTTCAGTTTGTCCGCTGCCAAGTCGTTTTCCTGACTGGGTAGGTTCTATCGTTTTCTTCAATTCACCTTTACGATCTGGTAAAGAAGGATCAACCTGAACTCGCTGGGACTGTTGCAACAGTTTGCTCTGTGCTTCATCCCGTTTCTTCATCGATGCTTCACGATCGGCTTTTCGCTTAATTTCATCCATAGCTGCTCGCATCCGCTCAACCAGCGCTTTACCTACTTGGGCAATGTCCTGATCATGCACAATCGATGGCTTACGAATAAAGTCAAACGCACCCGCCTCGAGAGCCATGATGGTTTCCTTCATGCCTTGTTCATTGATACCCGAGAGCATAATCACCGGAACGAAAGATTGCTTCATGATCGATTTTAATGCGTCCAACCCATTCATTTCAGGCATCTCAACGTCCATTGTGATAACATCGGGCTTCAACTCTATTGCTTTTTGAATAGCTTCCTTACCATTTGATGCTGTTGCCGTAACCTTAAACTCCGAATCTGCTTCAATTAAGTCTGAAACAATTTTACGCATAAAAGCGGAATCATCGACAACCAAAACTTGATACACCGCCATGTTATTTCCACCCCTATTTCCTTTATTCAGAAATCATGTTGTCCGCTTTAGCCACTTTTTCATAAATCCTCTGATTCCTGTCAAGGTTTCGGATCCCGGAGCAGCAGGTGCAGCCAGATAGTAATGTGCGAGTTTCAATATATCCCTGGAAGCTTTTGCATTTGGATATGCCAGACTGTATGGCACTTGCCTTTTAACTGCCTTTACAACTTGGGCATCTTCGGAAATATATCCAAGTAGCGGGATATCGATCTGTAAAAATCTTTTTGCCACTCCAGCTATTTTATCCGCCACCCGTTCCGCCTCTTGCTGGTCTTCAACCCGGTTAACGATCATCCGAAAGGGTGTGGCATTTTCCTGGCCATGCATAACTTTAACTAAAGCATAAGCATCGGTTATTGAAGTCGGTTCAGGTGTGGTGATGATCAGACATTCATCAGCTGCACCGATAAATTTCATATTTTCTCTGGAAAGTCCTGCCCCTGTATCAAAAATGACATAATCCATTTCCTGTGCAATCTCTTCAACTTGTCCAGCAAAAAACTCCAGATCTCGATCTGACAATGAGAACAATTCTTTCATCCCCGAACCTCCGGCGATATAAGGCAACCCGCTTGCACCTAGCTGTATGATTTCCTGTATGGATTTCTGTCGGTATAACAGATGGTACAGATTATAAGGAGAAGAGGTTCCCATCAGGACATCAATATTAGCCATCCCTATATCTGCATCAAACACCAATACCTTTTGCCCCATCGCCTGTAAGCTCAATGCAAAGTTAAGTGTAAAGTTGGATTTACCAACCCCTCCCTTTCCACTGGCAACGGTTATGATTTTGGAGGAGCGTGAATCACGTCCCCTCCCCTCCTCTCCGTTAGGCATGGCGACCATACTTCTGAGTGAGGCTGCCTGGTCCTTCATTGTACAAGCTCTCCTAACAATTGTTTGGTCAGAGAATCCGCATCAGGCTTGAGCAGGTCATCCGGCACATTTTGTCCGTTAGCCACATAAGCAAGTTTGAGCGGAAAACGGTGAAGCAGGTTAAACATTGGACCGCAGCTTCCGGTCTCATCCATCTTGGTAAAAATAACCTTATCCAGCCCATATTTGCTGAAATGCTCCGTAATTTGAACCATATCAGCACTTTTGGAAGTCATGCTCAAAACCAAAAAGGTTTCACTATTTTCCAAAGGCGCGAGTAAACTTTGCAGTTCTGAAACAAGCAACTCATTTCTGTAGTTTCTTCCGGCTGTATCCATGAAGATCAGATCACATTCCTCAAGACGGGAGATCGCACGTTGTGTATCACCCGGGGATTGTACGACCTCTAGCGGAACATTTAAGATGGATGCGTATGTTCTAAGTTGTTCTACTGCTGAGATCCGATAGGTATCCGATGTAATGAACCCTACCTTTCGCTGTTTGTTGAACATCTGTTCAGCCGCCAGCTTGGCAATGGTCGTTGTTTTACCAACACCCGTTGGCCCAGCTACATACACAATGCGTGTGGTTGGCAAAATACCCACGTC
Above is a window of Paenibacillus sp. E222 DNA encoding:
- a CDS encoding chemotaxis response regulator protein-glutamate methylesterase, which produces MAVYQVLVVDDSAFMRKIVSDLIEADSEFKVTATASNGKEAIQKAIELKPDVITMDVEMPEMNGLDALKSIMKQSFVPVIMLSGINEQGMKETIMALEAGAFDFIRKPSIVHDQDIAQVGKALVERMRAAMDEIKRKADREASMKKRDEAQSKLLQQSQRVQVDPSLPDRKGELKKTIEPTQSGKRLGSGQTEPLRAKPKPPTVPLTKQNAERMDKKLQPLRDANRASDAFTDKLAKPNKPAQPPKENRLSNISRLVEQETAAASTEPSKDVAKVIPSHKGAGGPEGSVNKLVAIGCSTGGPRALKTLLEQLPGDLPAPVIIVQHMPPNFTRSLAQRLNTFSELHVVEAEEGMVLRKGTAYIAPGGFHVKVNKTADGRFTIKLTEEEPVNGHRPSVDTMFESLLPYTSLQRHLVLLTGMGSDGARMMKKLYEAGVTSTFAENEETCVVYGMPRSAVELQCVRHLLPLQEIAPKLVQAVK
- a CDS encoding MinD/ParA family protein; translation: MKDQAASLRSMVAMPNGEEGRGRDSRSSKIITVASGKGGVGKSNFTLNFALSLQAMGQKVLVFDADIGMANIDVLMGTSSPYNLYHLLYRQKSIQEIIQLGASGLPYIAGGSGMKELFSLSDRDLEFFAGQVEEIAQEMDYVIFDTGAGLSRENMKFIGAADECLIITTPEPTSITDAYALVKVMHGQENATPFRMIVNRVEDQQEAERVADKIAGVAKRFLQIDIPLLGYISEDAQVVKAVKRQVPYSLAYPNAKASRDILKLAHYYLAAPAAPGSETLTGIRGFMKKWLKRTT
- a CDS encoding chemotaxis protein CheA, which produces MDMNQYLSMFIDESNDHLQSLNENMLQLEGSPEDLGIVQVIFRSAHTLKGMAATMGFEDLASLTHKMENVLDLVRNEKLKMQDFIFDTLFKSLDALETMVQDITQGGEGKADVSSIVASLQAIESGEWTGGTAPVAEVNQSSGTTTSSAVELDEFQYSVLDQSIAEGHRVLYIEVLVSEQSQLKGVRAYMVFDLLERSGEVVKSFPTVQDIEQEKFERSFSLYYITTKEAQELEKGIMSISEIESAKVIQLDQETLQQMTNQAAVTAEVEAAPVPAPVDASQEPNSSSKEEPNKPAATKTVAPKQAAAPSRTIRVDIERLDVLMNLFSELLIDRSRLEQLASETGNNDLSDTVAHLSRVSTDLQNIVLKLRMVPVDTVFNRFPRMIRDLAKTLDKKIDLVITGAETELDRTVIDEIGDPLVHLLRNAVDHGVESIAERVAAGKPELGTVNLRAFHSGNHVFIEIEDDGKGIYRDNLLRTAVKRGVVTEEQGAKMSDDEVNQLLFAPGFSTADKISDISGRGVGLDVVKSKITSLGGNVTIHSTPGKGTNFSVQLPLTLSIIAAMLVRLGSEKYAVPLSSIVETAIVQREQVRNIHGNKMITFRESLIPYLSLSEVFGVPDFNDADEQETEIVVIRKGERLAAVAVEEFIGQSEIVLKSMGTYLPSIEGISGATILGDGQVALILDPNAFIK